In the genome of Pseudomonas putida, one region contains:
- a CDS encoding dual OB domain-containing protein, with product MPYTKLLLCLACSQKPGGFCVAGKEIIPGQGVGSWVRPVSTGPKSAITLEQRKYPDGFYAVKLDLIRIEFDGKDNSCFQAENHFVGSTRWRLEKKYAVDVLDRIVDAPDGLWLKGCEPTKHGLNDRVHGGD from the coding sequence ATGCCCTATACCAAATTGTTGCTGTGTCTTGCGTGTTCGCAAAAGCCTGGTGGTTTTTGCGTTGCGGGTAAGGAAATCATTCCCGGTCAAGGCGTTGGATCTTGGGTGCGGCCAGTGAGCACTGGGCCGAAATCGGCGATCACCCTGGAGCAGCGCAAGTATCCAGACGGCTTCTATGCAGTCAAACTTGACCTGATTCGTATAGAGTTTGACGGAAAGGATAATTCTTGCTTCCAGGCAGAGAACCACTTTGTTGGGTCCACGCGGTGGAGGCTCGAAAAGAAATACGCTGTGGATGTGTTGGATCGTATTGTTGACGCCCCCGATGGGTTATGGTTGAAAGGGTGTGAGCCTACTAAGCATGGGCTTAATGATCGAGTACATGGGGGCGACTGA
- a CDS encoding AI-2E family transporter, producing MFKVLRDWMQRYFSDEEAVVLAVLLFLAFTAVLTLGGMLAPVLAGMVLAFLMQGLVNALERLRVPSRLAVWLVFALFMGALAVFLLVLVPLLWHQLITLFNELPGMLGKWQSLLLLLPERYPHLVSDEQVLRAIESVRGEIGKFGQWALTFSLSSLPLLVNAMIYLVLVPILVFFFLKDRELIARWVGGYLPRQRSLLNRVGDEMNRQIANYIRGKGIEILICGIATYIAFISLGLNYAALLALLVGLSVVVPYVGAVVVTVPVTLIALFQWGWGDQFIYLMAVYAIIQALDGNVLVPLLFSEAVSLHPVAIICAVLLFGGLWGFWGIFFAIPLATLFKAVLDAWPRQEPSVAPML from the coding sequence ATGTTCAAAGTGCTTCGCGACTGGATGCAGCGCTACTTCTCCGACGAGGAGGCGGTGGTGCTGGCGGTCTTGCTGTTCCTGGCTTTCACTGCGGTGCTGACCCTGGGTGGCATGCTTGCGCCGGTGCTGGCGGGCATGGTCCTGGCCTTTCTCATGCAGGGCCTGGTCAATGCCCTGGAGCGTCTGCGTGTTCCCTCACGGCTGGCGGTGTGGCTGGTGTTCGCGCTGTTCATGGGGGCGCTGGCGGTGTTCCTGCTGGTGCTGGTACCGCTGCTATGGCACCAGTTGATCACGCTGTTCAACGAGCTGCCGGGCATGCTGGGCAAATGGCAGTCGCTGCTGCTGTTGCTGCCGGAGCGTTATCCGCACCTGGTCTCCGATGAGCAGGTACTGCGCGCTATCGAGTCGGTGCGTGGCGAGATCGGCAAGTTCGGCCAGTGGGCGCTGACGTTCTCCTTGTCGAGCCTGCCGCTGCTGGTCAACGCCATGATCTACCTGGTGTTGGTGCCGATCCTGGTGTTCTTCTTCCTCAAGGATCGCGAGCTGATCGCCCGTTGGGTCGGTGGCTACCTGCCGCGCCAGCGCTCTCTGCTCAATCGTGTGGGCGATGAGATGAATCGACAGATTGCCAACTACATCCGCGGCAAGGGTATCGAGATTCTGATCTGCGGCATCGCCACGTACATCGCCTTCATCAGCCTGGGGCTCAACTATGCGGCTCTGTTGGCCTTGCTGGTGGGGCTGTCGGTGGTGGTGCCCTATGTGGGGGCGGTGGTGGTGACCGTGCCGGTGACCTTGATCGCGTTGTTCCAGTGGGGCTGGGGCGACCAGTTCATCTACCTGATGGCGGTGTACGCGATCATCCAGGCGCTCGATGGCAACGTGCTGGTGCCGCTGCTGTTCTCCGAGGCGGTCAGTCTGCACCCGGTGGCGATCATTTGCGCGGTGCTGCTGTTTGGCGGGTTGTGGGGCTTCTGGGGAATCTTCTTCGCGATCCCGCTGGCGACCCTGTTCAAGGCCGTGCTCGATGCGTGGCCAAGGCAAGAGCCTTCAGTGGCGCCCATGCTTTAA
- the nadA gene encoding quinolinate synthase NadA, giving the protein MTQISERLLVQAHLDAKQPNPLTPEQEAEYRAAIAAELKAQNAVLVAHYYCDPVIQALAEETGGCVSDSLEMARFGKNHPASTVVVAGVRFMGETAKILTPEKRVLMPTLEATCSLDLGCPVEEFSAFCDQHPERTVVVYANTSAAVKARADWVVTSSCALEIVESLMDNGETIIWGPDQHLGRYIQKQTGADMLLWDGACIVHEEFKSRQLADMKALYPDAAILVHPESPEAVIELADAVGSTSQLIKAAQTLPNKTFIVATDRGIFYKMQQLCPDKEFVEAPTAGNGAACRSCAHCPWMAMNTLERTLDCLRKGSNEIFVDPALVPKAIKPLNRMLDFTQAARLKLSGNA; this is encoded by the coding sequence ATGACCCAGATTTCCGAACGCCTGTTGGTTCAAGCCCATCTTGATGCCAAGCAGCCCAACCCGCTGACGCCCGAGCAGGAGGCCGAATACCGTGCGGCCATCGCTGCCGAGCTCAAGGCCCAGAACGCCGTGCTGGTGGCCCATTACTATTGCGACCCGGTGATCCAGGCGCTGGCCGAGGAGACGGGTGGCTGTGTGTCCGACTCCCTGGAAATGGCTCGCTTCGGCAAGAACCATCCCGCCAGTACCGTGGTGGTGGCAGGCGTGCGTTTCATGGGCGAGACCGCCAAGATTCTCACCCCCGAAAAGCGTGTGCTGATGCCGACGCTGGAAGCGACCTGCTCCCTCGACCTAGGTTGCCCGGTCGAGGAGTTCTCGGCCTTCTGCGACCAGCATCCTGAACGCACCGTTGTGGTCTATGCCAATACCTCGGCGGCGGTGAAGGCGCGGGCAGACTGGGTTGTGACCTCCAGCTGCGCGCTGGAGATCGTCGAGAGCCTGATGGACAACGGCGAGACCATCATCTGGGGCCCGGACCAGCACCTGGGGCGCTACATCCAGAAGCAGACAGGCGCCGACATGCTGCTGTGGGATGGCGCCTGCATCGTTCATGAAGAGTTCAAGTCGCGTCAGTTGGCCGACATGAAGGCGTTGTATCCGGATGCGGCGATCCTGGTCCATCCAGAGTCGCCGGAGGCGGTGATCGAACTGGCCGATGCGGTGGGCTCCACCAGTCAGCTGATCAAGGCAGCCCAGACGCTGCCGAACAAGACATTCATCGTCGCCACCGACCGTGGCATCTTCTACAAGATGCAGCAGCTGTGCCCGGACAAAGAGTTCGTCGAAGCGCCGACCGCAGGTAACGGTGCGGCCTGCCGTAGCTGTGCCCATTGCCCGTGGATGGCCATGAACACCCTGGAGCGCACCCTTGACTGCCTGCGTAAGGGCAGCAACGAGATCTTCGTGGATCCTGCTCTGGTGCCCAAGGCGATCAAACCGCTCAATCGCATGCTCGATTTCACCCAGGCGGCGCGCTTGAAGCTTTCTGGTAACGCCTGA
- a CDS encoding sulfurtransferase TusA family protein codes for MIDTPTCDAELDASGLNCPLPLLKAKMELNRLASGAVLKVIATDAGSQRDFRTFAQLAGHTLLRETAEAGVYTYWLRKA; via the coding sequence ATGATCGACACCCCCACCTGCGATGCCGAACTCGATGCCAGTGGGCTCAATTGCCCCTTGCCCTTGCTCAAGGCAAAGATGGAGCTCAATCGGCTGGCCAGCGGCGCGGTACTCAAGGTGATCGCCACCGACGCCGGTTCCCAGCGCGACTTCCGCACTTTTGCCCAGCTCGCCGGTCATACGCTGCTTCGTGAAACCGCCGAGGCCGGCGTCTACACCTACTGGTTGCGCAAGGCCTGA
- a CDS encoding MBL fold metallo-hydrolase, with amino-acid sequence MRFAVLGSGSQGNGTLIASGDTLILVDCGFSLRETERRLALLGVSAAQLSAVLVTHEHADHVHGVGLLARRYNVPVYLSQGTLRGMRKPVEASGLLRCGDSLRIGALEVTAARVEHDALEPLQYVLSDGRRRFGMLTDLGSYDMHLLERYQGLDALLIEANHCRDMLARGHYPHFLKLRVGGSQGHLNNHQAASLVAELGWKHLQHLVLAHLSSKNNRPQLARQCFVDTLGCDPDWLQVANQDHGLDWREIA; translated from the coding sequence GTGCGTTTCGCGGTACTTGGAAGCGGAAGCCAGGGAAACGGCACGCTGATCGCCAGTGGTGACACGCTCATCCTGGTCGATTGCGGCTTTTCCCTGCGAGAAACCGAGCGGCGCCTGGCGCTGCTCGGGGTGTCCGCGGCACAGCTGAGCGCCGTGCTGGTGACCCACGAACATGCCGACCATGTGCATGGGGTGGGGTTGCTGGCACGGCGCTACAATGTACCGGTCTATCTCAGCCAGGGGACCTTGCGTGGCATGCGCAAACCGGTGGAGGCCAGCGGTCTGCTCCGGTGTGGTGACAGCCTGCGTATCGGCGCTTTGGAAGTGACCGCAGCGCGGGTCGAACATGATGCGCTCGAGCCGCTGCAGTATGTGCTCAGCGATGGGCGCCGACGTTTCGGCATGCTCACCGACCTCGGCTCCTACGACATGCACCTGCTGGAACGCTACCAAGGCCTGGATGCCCTGCTGATCGAAGCCAACCACTGTCGCGACATGTTGGCGCGCGGGCATTACCCGCACTTCCTGAAACTCAGGGTTGGCGGCAGCCAGGGACATTTGAACAACCACCAGGCCGCGAGCCTGGTGGCCGAGCTGGGCTGGAAACACTTGCAACACCTGGTGCTGGCCCACCTCAGCAGCAAGAACAACCGGCCACAACTGGCCCGCCAGTGTTTCGTCGACACCTTGGGGTGCGACCCGGACTGGCTCCAGGTGGCGAATCAGGATCATGGGCTCGACTGGCGCGAAATCGCCTAG
- a CDS encoding M48 family metalloprotease, with translation MNLLRPTLLTLACLMALPGHADDLPSLGDASSAIVSPQQEHQLGRAWLSLLRGQVNQLNDPQLQDYVETSVYKLAETSQLQDRRLEFILIDSRELNAFAAPGGIVGVNGGLFLNAQTEGEYASVLAHELAHLSQRHFARGVEAQQRMQLPMMAALLAGIVLAAGGGGDAGIGVIAGTQAAAIQEQRRFSRQNEQEADRIGILNLEKAGYDPRNMPSMFERLARQYRYDAKPPEFLLTHPVTESRIADTRNRAEQAPKGGVEDSARYQLIRARVALIYEGTPGLAAKRFRAQLDEDPTLDAARYGLAIAQIKGGQLNEARANLQPLLAKAPNDITYNLAQIDLDITNNRLADAQQRAERLRALYPSSYPLQQIRADLLIKQNRPAEAEKVLDDLIKRRPDDPDVWYDVAEVRGLSGNTIGLHRARAEYFTLVGDFDQAIQQLDYAKRRAGSNFPLASQIDQRQREIMEQQRMVKEMMGR, from the coding sequence ATGAATCTACTGCGCCCCACCCTGTTGACGCTGGCCTGCCTGATGGCCCTTCCCGGTCATGCCGACGACCTGCCGTCACTGGGCGACGCCAGTTCCGCGATCGTCTCGCCGCAGCAAGAGCACCAACTGGGCCGGGCCTGGCTGAGCCTGCTGCGCGGCCAGGTCAACCAGTTGAACGATCCGCAACTCCAAGACTACGTCGAGACCAGCGTCTACAAGCTGGCCGAAACCAGCCAACTGCAGGACCGGCGCCTGGAGTTCATCCTCATCGACAGCCGTGAGCTCAACGCCTTCGCCGCCCCCGGCGGGATCGTCGGGGTCAACGGCGGCCTGTTCCTCAACGCCCAGACCGAAGGCGAGTACGCCTCGGTCCTGGCCCACGAACTGGCGCACTTGTCCCAGCGCCACTTCGCCCGGGGCGTCGAGGCTCAACAGCGCATGCAACTGCCCATGATGGCCGCGCTGCTGGCTGGTATCGTGCTGGCGGCCGGTGGCGGCGGCGATGCCGGCATCGGCGTGATCGCCGGCACCCAGGCCGCAGCGATCCAGGAACAGCGCCGCTTCTCCCGACAGAACGAACAGGAAGCCGACCGCATCGGTATCCTCAACCTGGAAAAAGCCGGTTACGACCCACGCAACATGCCCAGCATGTTCGAACGCCTGGCCCGCCAGTATCGCTATGACGCCAAGCCACCGGAGTTCCTGCTGACCCACCCGGTTACCGAATCGCGTATCGCCGACACCCGCAACCGCGCCGAACAAGCGCCCAAGGGCGGCGTCGAGGACAGCGCGCGCTACCAACTGATCCGCGCCCGCGTGGCGCTGATCTACGAAGGCACGCCAGGCCTGGCGGCCAAGCGCTTCCGTGCCCAGCTAGACGAAGACCCCACCCTCGATGCCGCACGCTATGGCCTGGCCATCGCCCAGATCAAGGGCGGCCAGCTCAACGAAGCGCGGGCCAACCTGCAGCCGCTGCTGGCCAAGGCGCCCAACGACATCACCTACAATTTGGCGCAGATCGACCTGGACATCACCAACAACCGCCTGGCCGACGCCCAGCAGCGGGCCGAGCGCCTGCGCGCGCTGTACCCGAGCAGCTACCCGTTGCAACAGATACGAGCCGACCTTCTGATCAAGCAGAATCGCCCCGCCGAGGCGGAAAAGGTATTGGATGATCTGATCAAACGCCGACCGGACGATCCGGACGTGTGGTACGACGTCGCCGAGGTGCGCGGACTGTCAGGCAACACCATTGGCCTGCACCGGGCACGCGCCGAGTACTTCACCTTGGTCGGCGACTTCGACCAGGCCATCCAGCAACTGGATTACGCCAAGCGCCGCGCAGGCAGCAACTTCCCGCTGGCCTCGCAGATCGATCAGCGCCAGCGCGAGATCATGGAGCAGCAGCGGATGGTCAAGGAGATGATGGGACGCTAA
- a CDS encoding dual OB domain-containing protein produces MTHPTPSLYLISVENLTTTVETDSDSGKKKFRGEFVYNGVSYRLWIKDVQWHKKYANFEDGEYKDTVKYLTISLGLLHTDGYAYKLIAAVF; encoded by the coding sequence CTGACTCATCCGACCCCATCCCTCTATCTGATCAGTGTCGAAAATCTCACGACGACTGTTGAAACTGACTCGGATTCTGGGAAGAAGAAATTTCGTGGTGAGTTTGTATACAATGGCGTCTCGTATCGTCTGTGGATCAAGGATGTGCAGTGGCATAAGAAATATGCTAATTTTGAAGATGGTGAGTATAAGGATACCGTCAAATATCTAACCATTAGCCTTGGTCTGCTTCATACTGATGGTTATGCATACAAACTCATAGCGGCAGTTTTCTGA
- the bamC gene encoding outer membrane protein assembly factor BamC, with product MKRLAGLSTLALIISSTSGCGWLWGEDGYFRDRGSDYLQAHPTAPMQLPPDASNPKRLDPLLPIPRNVADDRATGEFEVPRPQPLTATAEASDFTLQRSGSSRWVLAQRSPAEVWPVARQFFEDNGFRIAEERPQTGEFNTTWQRFDELSASLGQRLASASSSPDSEVRVRVRMEPGVQRNTSEVYIVSVERPAGSTTEPDFPSSSTNTGADALLVDEMLASMNRSAEKGGSVSLLAARDFDAPSRVSLAEDGSGNPVLYLGADLDRAWSSVGRALEQGEWRVEDINRSLGLYYINLSEKPDDKQDQPGFFGRLFGSEPSKEEREARAERYQVRLSKVGESVQVTVEKNINTVAPADVARRVLSMIQDHLG from the coding sequence ATGAAGCGACTGGCTGGTCTTTCCACCCTTGCCCTGATCATTTCCAGCACCAGCGGTTGCGGCTGGCTGTGGGGCGAGGATGGCTATTTCCGCGACCGCGGCAGCGATTACCTACAGGCGCACCCGACCGCGCCGATGCAGTTGCCGCCGGACGCCAGCAACCCCAAGCGCCTGGATCCGCTGCTGCCTATCCCGCGTAACGTCGCCGACGATCGTGCCACTGGCGAGTTCGAGGTGCCCCGTCCACAGCCGCTGACCGCCACGGCTGAGGCCAGCGATTTCACCCTCCAGCGCAGCGGCAGCAGCCGCTGGGTGCTGGCCCAGCGTTCGCCGGCGGAAGTCTGGCCGGTGGCGCGCCAGTTCTTCGAGGACAATGGCTTCCGCATCGCCGAGGAGCGTCCGCAGACTGGTGAGTTCAACACCACCTGGCAGCGTTTCGACGAACTCTCCGCGTCCCTGGGCCAGCGTCTTGCCAGCGCCTCCAGCAGCCCGGACAGCGAAGTGCGTGTCCGTGTACGCATGGAGCCAGGCGTGCAGCGCAACACCTCCGAGGTGTACATCGTCAGCGTCGAGCGTCCGGCCGGCAGCACCACCGAGCCAGATTTCCCGTCCAGCTCCACCAACACCGGTGCCGATGCGCTGTTGGTCGACGAAATGCTGGCCAGCATGAACCGCAGCGCCGAGAAGGGCGGTTCGGTCTCGCTGCTCGCCGCCCGTGATTTCGACGCGCCAAGCCGCGTCAGCCTGGCCGAAGATGGCAGCGGCAACCCGGTGCTTTACTTGGGCGCCGACCTGGATCGCGCCTGGTCCAGCGTGGGCCGCGCCCTGGAGCAGGGCGAATGGCGTGTCGAGGACATCAACCGTAGCCTCGGCCTGTACTACATCAACCTGTCCGAGAAGCCCGACGACAAGCAGGACCAGCCTGGCTTCTTCGGTCGCCTGTTCGGCAGCGAGCCGAGCAAGGAAGAGCGTGAAGCGCGCGCCGAGCGTTATCAGGTCCGTCTGAGCAAGGTTGGCGAAAGCGTGCAGGTCACCGTCGAGAAAAACATCAACACCGTGGCACCGGCCGATGTGGCCCGCCGCGTGCTGAGCATGATTCAGGACCACCTGGGCTAA
- a CDS encoding glycine cleavage system protein R, protein MSTPTVREQFLVISALGPNPMELANVLSRAAFDNRCAVITSRLTRHGETSALVLQVGGSWDALARLEAVLPGLGKKHGLTLDVVRSADQEVRPQALPYVAYVSAAYRPDIVSELCQFFLDHRVELESMTCDTYLAPQTGSSMLNAQFTVILPAGTQISWLRDQFLDFADALNLDALIEPWRPQNPM, encoded by the coding sequence ATGTCCACCCCCACTGTCCGCGAACAATTCCTTGTCATCAGTGCCTTGGGTCCCAACCCCATGGAGCTGGCCAACGTTCTCAGCCGCGCTGCCTTCGACAATCGCTGCGCGGTGATCACTTCGCGCCTGACCCGCCATGGCGAGACCAGTGCCCTGGTCTTGCAGGTCGGTGGCAGCTGGGATGCCCTGGCGCGCCTGGAGGCGGTACTGCCGGGCCTGGGCAAGAAACACGGCCTGACCCTCGATGTGGTGCGCAGCGCCGACCAGGAAGTGCGCCCCCAGGCCCTGCCCTACGTGGCCTATGTCAGCGCCGCCTATCGCCCGGATATCGTCAGCGAGCTGTGCCAGTTCTTCCTCGACCACCGCGTCGAACTCGAGAGCATGACCTGCGACACCTACCTGGCCCCACAGACCGGCAGCAGCATGCTCAACGCCCAGTTCACCGTGATCCTGCCGGCCGGCACCCAGATCAGCTGGTTGCGTGACCAGTTCCTGGACTTCGCCGATGCCCTGAACCTGGATGCGCTGATCGAACCCTGGCGCCCACAGAACCCCATGTAA
- the purC gene encoding phosphoribosylaminoimidazolesuccinocarboxamide synthase, which yields MEKREELYRGKAKSVYKTDDADRLILLFRNDTSAFDGKRIEQLDRKGMVNNKFNAFIMQKLEEAGIPTQFDKLLGDNECLVKKLDMIPVECVVRNYAAGSLVKRLGVEEGIKLEPSTFELFLKNDEKGDPFINESHVVAFGWGTAEQLATMKQLSLKVNEVLSKLFDDAGLLLVDFKLEFGVFHGQIVLGDEFSPDGCRLWDKETRKKMDKDRFRQGLGDVIEAYEEVAKRLGVPL from the coding sequence ATGGAAAAACGCGAAGAACTCTACCGCGGCAAGGCCAAATCGGTTTACAAGACCGACGACGCCGACCGCTTGATCCTGCTGTTCCGTAACGACACTTCGGCGTTCGACGGCAAGCGTATCGAACAGCTCGATCGCAAAGGCATGGTGAACAACAAGTTCAACGCCTTCATCATGCAAAAGCTGGAAGAAGCCGGCATTCCTACCCAGTTCGACAAGCTGCTCGGCGACAACGAGTGCCTGGTCAAGAAGCTGGACATGATCCCGGTCGAATGCGTGGTGCGTAACTATGCTGCCGGCAGCCTCGTCAAGCGCCTGGGCGTCGAAGAAGGTATCAAGCTGGAGCCGTCGACCTTCGAACTGTTCCTGAAGAACGACGAGAAGGGCGACCCCTTCATCAACGAATCCCACGTTGTTGCCTTCGGCTGGGGTACCGCCGAGCAACTGGCGACCATGAAGCAGCTGTCGCTGAAGGTCAATGAAGTGCTGAGCAAGCTGTTCGATGACGCTGGCCTGCTGCTGGTGGACTTCAAGCTGGAGTTCGGTGTCTTCCACGGCCAGATCGTCCTGGGTGACGAGTTCAGCCCGGACGGCTGCCGTCTGTGGGACAAGGAAACCCGCAAGAAGATGGACAAGGACCGCTTCCGCCAGGGCCTCGGTGATGTGATCGAAGCTTACGAGGAAGTGGCCAAGCGTCTGGGCGTGCCGCTCTAA
- the dapA gene encoding 4-hydroxy-tetrahydrodipicolinate synthase, whose protein sequence is MIAGSMVALVTPMDAQGRLDWDSLDKLVDFHLEKGTHAIVAVGTTGESATLDVEEHILVIKHVVERVKRSSHRVPVIAGTGANSTAEAVHLTQNAKNAGADACLLVVPYYNKPTQEGLYQHFKHIAEAVDIPQILYNVPGRTSCDMQAETVIRLSKVKNIIGIKEATGDLVRAKAILDGVDKDFIVLSGDDPTAVELILMGGKGNISVTANVAPREMADLCEAALEGNAEKARAINEKLMPLHKDLFCEANPIPVKWALVEMGLMQKGIRLPLTWLSEGCHEKVRAALRQSGVLV, encoded by the coding sequence ATGATTGCGGGCAGTATGGTGGCATTGGTCACTCCCATGGATGCACAAGGGCGTCTTGACTGGGACAGCCTCGACAAACTTGTAGACTTCCACCTGGAAAAAGGCACTCACGCGATCGTCGCTGTCGGCACCACCGGTGAGTCCGCCACGCTGGATGTCGAAGAGCATATCCTGGTCATCAAGCACGTGGTCGAGCGCGTCAAGCGCAGCAGCCACCGCGTCCCGGTCATCGCCGGTACCGGTGCCAACTCCACTGCCGAAGCCGTCCACCTGACCCAGAACGCGAAGAACGCAGGCGCCGACGCCTGCCTGCTCGTCGTGCCGTACTACAACAAGCCGACCCAAGAAGGCCTGTATCAGCACTTCAAGCACATTGCCGAAGCCGTCGACATCCCGCAGATCCTCTACAACGTACCCGGCCGCACCTCCTGCGACATGCAGGCCGAGACCGTGATCCGCCTGTCGAAGGTCAAGAACATCATCGGCATCAAGGAAGCCACCGGCGACCTGGTGCGCGCCAAGGCCATCCTCGATGGCGTCGACAAAGACTTCATCGTCCTGTCCGGCGACGACCCGACCGCCGTCGAGCTGATCCTGATGGGCGGCAAGGGCAACATCTCCGTCACTGCCAACGTCGCCCCGCGCGAAATGGCCGATCTGTGCGAGGCCGCCCTTGAGGGCAATGCCGAGAAGGCCCGCGCAATCAACGAAAAACTCATGCCGCTGCACAAGGACCTGTTCTGCGAAGCCAACCCGATTCCTGTGAAGTGGGCGCTGGTGGAAATGGGCCTGATGCAAAAAGGCATCCGTCTGCCGCTCACCTGGCTGAGCGAAGGCTGCCACGAAAAAGTCCGTGCGGCCCTGCGCCAGTCCGGCGTACTGGTTTAA
- a CDS encoding DUF488 domain-containing protein translates to MKVLTIGFTEKKAERFFSLLKLSGSKKLIDVRLNNVSQLSGFAKKDDLKYFLNELCGIEYVYEPDLAPTKNILKPYQQKEIGWDEYADRFMELMSKRRIEKALSPSALDGACLLCSEHLPHHCHRRLVIEYLKDQWPDIDLQVQHLT, encoded by the coding sequence ATGAAGGTTTTAACAATTGGATTCACAGAAAAGAAAGCTGAGCGTTTTTTCTCGCTGTTAAAACTATCTGGTAGTAAAAAACTGATAGATGTTAGATTGAATAACGTCTCGCAGTTGTCGGGGTTTGCGAAGAAAGATGATCTGAAGTACTTTTTGAACGAGCTTTGCGGTATTGAGTATGTTTATGAACCTGACTTGGCTCCCACCAAAAATATACTAAAACCCTATCAGCAGAAAGAGATTGGCTGGGATGAATATGCTGATAGGTTTATGGAGCTGATGTCAAAGCGACGCATTGAAAAAGCACTGTCTCCATCTGCATTGGATGGGGCTTGCCTGCTATGTAGTGAGCACCTTCCTCATCATTGTCATCGACGGTTAGTTATTGAATACTTAAAAG
- a CDS encoding peroxiredoxin: MAVALDQSVANFQAQATSGQSVSLASLKGQQVVLYFYPKDSTPGCTTEGQGFRDQHEAFRAANTVVFGVSRDGIKSHENFKAKQGFPFELISDKDEALCQLFDVIKLKKLYGKEYMGVDRSTFLIDKDGVLRQEWRGVKVPGHVDAVLAAAQALNKA; encoded by the coding sequence ATGGCCGTAGCACTCGACCAATCCGTCGCCAACTTCCAGGCCCAGGCCACCAGCGGCCAGTCCGTGAGCCTCGCCAGCCTCAAGGGCCAGCAGGTGGTGCTGTACTTCTACCCCAAGGACAGCACCCCGGGCTGCACCACCGAAGGCCAAGGTTTCCGCGACCAGCACGAGGCCTTCCGCGCCGCCAACACGGTTGTGTTCGGCGTCTCTCGCGATGGCATCAAGTCCCACGAGAACTTCAAGGCCAAGCAAGGCTTTCCATTCGAGCTGATCAGCGACAAGGACGAGGCGCTCTGCCAGCTGTTCGACGTGATCAAGCTCAAGAAGCTGTACGGCAAGGAATACATGGGCGTGGACCGCAGCACCTTCCTGATCGACAAGGACGGTGTGCTGCGTCAGGAGTGGCGCGGCGTGAAGGTGCCCGGGCATGTGGATGCCGTCCTGGCAGCTGCCCAGGCGCTGAACAAAGCCTGA